In a single window of the Gadus chalcogrammus isolate NIFS_2021 chromosome 20, NIFS_Gcha_1.0, whole genome shotgun sequence genome:
- the LOC130373892 gene encoding piggyBac transposable element-derived protein 4-like, which produces MSRDRFDMIWRYLHLEDNLDPALDKSDKLWKIQRFMDLLLHQFQALYEVNGFVSVDESMVKYKGRLAFRQYLPMKPVKWGIKVWVMAESNTGYVNNLSLHRGHCRQDRHRPGLPDCVRPG; this is translated from the exons ATGTCAAGGGACCGTTTCGACATGATCTGGAG ATATCTCCATCTAGAAGATAACTTGGACCCTGCCTTGGATAAATCTGATAAGCTGTGGAAGATCCAGCGGTTCATGGACCTCCTCTTGCATCAGTTCCAGGCCCTCTATGAGGTCAATGGGTTTGTGAGCGTGGATGAGTCCATGGTAAAATACAAGGGACGCCTTGCCTTCCGGCAGTACCTCCCCATGAAGCCGGTGAAGTGGGGGATAAAGGTGTGGGTCATGGCAGAGAGCAATACAGGCTACGTAAACAATTTAAGTTTACACAGGGGCCATTGCAGGCAAGACCGACACAGGCCTGGCTTACCGGATTGTGTCAGACCTGGCTAA